One Peterkaempfera bronchialis DNA window includes the following coding sequences:
- the purQ gene encoding phosphoribosylformylglycinamidine synthase subunit PurQ, with protein sequence MTVRVGVVTFPGSLDDRDAQRAVRLAGAEPVALWHRDQDLHQVDAVILPGGFSYGDYLRCGAISRFSPVMETIIAQANEGMPVLGICNGFQVLCESHLLPGALTRNDSLHFGCRDQRLRIENAATAWTSDYAQGQEITVPLKNGEGRFVAAEHTLDALEAEGRVVARYLDVNPNGSYRDIAGITNAAGNVVGLMPHPEHAVEPLTGPGTEGLGFFTSILKKLVDA encoded by the coding sequence GTGACCGTCCGCGTCGGCGTCGTCACTTTCCCCGGTTCACTCGACGACCGCGACGCCCAGCGCGCGGTACGCCTCGCCGGTGCCGAACCGGTCGCCCTCTGGCACCGCGACCAGGACCTCCACCAGGTCGACGCGGTGATCCTCCCCGGCGGCTTCTCCTACGGCGACTACCTGCGCTGCGGTGCCATCTCCCGGTTCTCGCCGGTGATGGAGACCATCATCGCGCAGGCGAACGAGGGCATGCCGGTGCTCGGCATCTGCAACGGCTTCCAGGTGCTGTGCGAGTCCCACCTGCTGCCGGGCGCGCTCACCCGCAACGACTCCCTGCACTTCGGCTGCCGCGACCAGAGGCTGCGCATCGAGAACGCCGCCACCGCCTGGACCTCGGACTACGCCCAGGGCCAGGAGATCACCGTGCCGCTGAAGAACGGCGAGGGCCGCTTCGTCGCCGCCGAGCACACCCTGGACGCCCTGGAGGCCGAGGGCCGGGTCGTCGCCCGCTACCTGGACGTCAACCCCAACGGGTCCTACCGCGACATCGCCGGCATCACCAACGCCGCCGGCAATGTGGTCGGCCTGATGCCGCACCCCGAGCACGCCGTGGAGCCGCTTACCGGCCCCGGCACCGAGGGCCTCGGGTTCTTCACCTCGATCCTGAAGAAGCTGGTCGACGCCTGA
- a CDS encoding N,N-dimethylformamidase beta subunit family domain-containing protein, which yields MGTDQIRRWESGALAHGVTDPFGQGPLPWLRGADTYVEGSGPDTAGTVMPWYVDLGAPGQQLLPGARQDRDSGSVGAPRNSDDVDCQIKGFASAGVVRPGGSVDLRVTVDPPREFTVDVYRIGHYGGAGAHHMTSGPGVSGLKQPPPLVAGRTVSCHHWWLSWRLQIPAHWQPGAYVAVLTTIDNRHRSHIPFTVRDDHPADLLLLLPDVTWQAYNLFPEDGHTGASLYHAWDGDGRLLGEQDAAVTVSFDRPYAGAGLPLHVGHAYDFVRWAERYGYDLAYATATDLHAGAVDPTRYRGLVFPGHDEYWSVPMRRAAERARAAGTSLVFLSANTMYWRVELAPSPAGEPDRLVSCRKRRRPGPGVPFQGPAGARSALWRDAGEPEQQLLGIQYAGRVPEPAPLIVRNAHHWLWEGTGLREEEPVPGLVAGEADHYYPRVALPDHTERILLAHSPYRDTAGIRRHHETSLYQAPSGAWVFASGTFAWSPALGRPGHTDERVQRATANLLDRICEHG from the coding sequence GTGGGGACGGATCAGATCCGCCGCTGGGAGTCGGGCGCGCTCGCCCACGGAGTCACCGATCCCTTCGGTCAGGGCCCGCTGCCCTGGCTGCGCGGCGCCGACACCTATGTCGAGGGCTCCGGCCCCGACACCGCCGGGACCGTGATGCCCTGGTACGTCGACCTCGGCGCCCCCGGGCAGCAACTGCTGCCCGGCGCCCGGCAGGACCGTGACTCCGGCTCGGTCGGCGCCCCCCGCAACTCCGACGACGTGGACTGCCAGATCAAGGGCTTCGCCTCGGCCGGGGTGGTGCGGCCCGGCGGCTCCGTCGACCTGCGGGTCACCGTGGACCCGCCCCGCGAGTTCACCGTGGACGTCTACCGCATCGGCCACTACGGCGGCGCCGGCGCCCACCACATGACCTCCGGACCGGGTGTCAGCGGCCTCAAGCAGCCGCCCCCGCTGGTGGCGGGCCGCACCGTCTCCTGCCACCACTGGTGGCTCTCCTGGCGGCTCCAGATCCCCGCACACTGGCAGCCGGGGGCGTATGTCGCGGTCCTCACCACCATCGACAACCGCCACCGCAGCCACATCCCCTTCACCGTGCGCGACGACCACCCGGCCGATCTGCTGCTCCTCCTCCCGGACGTCACTTGGCAGGCGTACAACCTCTTCCCGGAGGACGGCCACACCGGCGCCAGCCTGTACCACGCCTGGGACGGGGACGGTCGGCTGCTCGGCGAGCAGGACGCCGCCGTCACCGTCTCCTTCGACCGCCCCTACGCCGGCGCCGGGCTGCCCCTCCACGTCGGGCATGCCTATGACTTCGTGCGCTGGGCGGAGCGCTACGGCTACGACCTCGCCTACGCCACCGCCACCGACCTGCACGCCGGGGCGGTCGACCCGACCCGCTACCGGGGCCTGGTCTTCCCCGGCCACGACGAGTACTGGTCGGTGCCCATGCGGCGGGCGGCGGAGCGCGCCCGCGCCGCCGGTACCTCGCTGGTCTTCCTCTCCGCCAACACCATGTACTGGCGGGTCGAGCTGGCCCCCTCCCCGGCCGGCGAGCCGGACCGGCTGGTCAGCTGCCGCAAACGCCGCCGCCCCGGCCCCGGCGTCCCCTTCCAGGGCCCTGCGGGGGCGCGCAGCGCGCTCTGGCGGGACGCGGGCGAGCCCGAGCAGCAACTGCTGGGCATCCAGTACGCCGGACGGGTGCCCGAGCCGGCGCCGCTGATCGTCCGCAATGCCCACCACTGGCTCTGGGAGGGCACCGGCCTCCGCGAGGAGGAGCCGGTGCCGGGCCTGGTCGCCGGAGAGGCCGACCACTACTACCCCCGGGTGGCCCTGCCCGACCACACCGAGCGCATCCTGCTGGCGCACTCCCCGTACCGCGACACGGCCGGTATCCGCCGCCACCACGAGACCTCGCTCTACCAGGCCCCCAGCGGTGCGTGGGTCTTCGCCTCGGGCACCTTCGCCTGGTCTCCGGCCCTGGGTCGGCCGGGGCATACGGATGAGCGGGTGCAGCGGGCGACGGCCAATCTGCTGGATCGGATCTGCGAGCACGGCTGA
- the purS gene encoding phosphoribosylformylglycinamidine synthase subunit PurS, with translation MPVARVVVDVMLKPEILDPQGQAVQRALPRLGFDGISDVRQGKRFELELDGPADEAALARIREAAETFLANTVIEDFTVRIEEEAK, from the coding sequence GTGCCAGTGGCACGCGTCGTTGTCGACGTCATGCTCAAGCCGGAGATCCTCGACCCCCAGGGCCAGGCGGTGCAGCGTGCGCTGCCGCGCCTGGGATTTGACGGGATCTCGGACGTCCGCCAGGGAAAGCGCTTCGAACTCGAGCTGGACGGCCCCGCCGACGAGGCCGCCCTGGCCCGCATCCGCGAGGCGGCCGAGACCTTCCTCGCCAACACCGTGATCGAGGACTTCACCGTGCGCATCGAGGAGGAGGCAAAGTGA
- a CDS encoding phosphoribosylaminoimidazolesuccinocarboxamide synthase: MSGFVEKPEPVQVPGLVHIHTGKVRDLYRNASGNLVMVASDRTSAYDWVLPSEIPDKGRILTQLSLWWFELLADLVPNHVLSTEVPAGAPDDWQGRTLVCRSLEMLPVECVARGYLTGSGLVEYARDRTVCGLALPEGLVDGSELPAPIFTPATKAEVGEHDENVPYEEVARRIGPDLAAQLRQMTLAVYSRARDIARSRGIILADTKFEFGLDPDADKEEPRLVLGDEVLTPDSSRFWPADSWEPGRSQLSFDKQFVRDWLSSPESGWDHRGELPPPPLPDEIVERSRAKYIEAYERLTGLPWS, encoded by the coding sequence TTGAGCGGATTCGTCGAGAAGCCTGAGCCGGTGCAGGTGCCCGGACTGGTCCACATCCACACCGGCAAGGTGCGCGACCTCTACCGGAACGCCTCCGGCAACCTGGTCATGGTCGCCAGCGACCGGACCTCCGCCTATGACTGGGTGCTCCCCAGCGAGATCCCCGACAAGGGCCGGATCCTCACCCAGCTCTCGCTCTGGTGGTTCGAGCTGCTCGCCGACCTGGTGCCCAACCATGTGCTCTCCACCGAGGTGCCGGCCGGTGCGCCGGACGACTGGCAGGGCCGCACACTGGTCTGCCGCAGCCTGGAGATGCTCCCGGTGGAGTGCGTGGCGCGCGGCTACCTCACCGGCTCCGGCCTGGTGGAGTACGCCCGGGACCGGACGGTCTGCGGGCTCGCCCTGCCCGAGGGCCTGGTGGACGGCTCCGAGCTGCCCGCGCCGATCTTCACCCCGGCCACCAAGGCCGAGGTCGGCGAGCACGACGAGAATGTGCCGTACGAGGAGGTCGCCCGGCGCATCGGCCCGGACCTGGCCGCCCAGCTGCGCCAGATGACGCTGGCCGTGTACAGCAGGGCCAGGGACATCGCCCGGTCGCGGGGGATCATCCTGGCGGACACCAAGTTCGAGTTCGGTCTCGACCCGGACGCGGACAAGGAGGAGCCCCGGCTGGTCCTCGGCGACGAGGTGCTCACGCCGGACTCGTCCCGCTTCTGGCCGGCCGACAGCTGGGAGCCGGGGCGGTCCCAGCTCTCGTTCGACAAGCAGTTCGTCCGGGACTGGCTCTCCTCCCCGGAATCCGGCTGGGACCATAGGGGCGAGCTTCCGCCGCCGCCCCTGCCGGACGAGATCGTCGAGCGCAGCCGGGCCAAGTACATCGAGGCCTATGAGCGGCTCACCGGGCTGCCCTGGTCCTAG
- the purL gene encoding phosphoribosylformylglycinamidine synthase subunit PurL — protein sequence MTLDTVEYASQSPDVEQPWAELGLKQDEYERIRTILGRRPTGAELAMYSVMWSEHCSYKSSKVHLKQFGEKAPASDAMLVGIGENAGVVDVGQGYAVTFKVESHNHPSYVEPYQGAATGIGGIVRDILAMGARPVAVMDPLRFGAADHPDTKRVLPGVVAGIGGYGNCLGLPNIGGEVVFDPCYQGNPLVNALCVGVMKHEDIHLAKASGAGNKVILYGARTGGDGIGGVSVLASETFDDSKPTKRPAVQVGDPFQEKLLIECTLEVFAEKLVVGIQDLGGAGLSCATSELASAGSGGMRVELDRVPLRDATLSPEEILMSESQERMCAIVEPGKVDRFLEICEKWDVIATVIGEVTDGERLEIFWHGEQVVDVPPRTVAHEGPTYQRPYARPDWQDELQADAPTADRLKRPAGGDELKATLLAVASHPNQADKSWVTSQYDRYVLGNTVLAQPEDAGMIRIDEETNLGVAVATDGNGRYAKLDPYTGAQLALAEAYRNVAATGAKPLAVTDCLNFGSPEDPAVMWQFAEACRGLADACQVLGTPVTGGNVSLYNQTGEVAIHPTPVVGVLGVIDDVTRRTPMAFREEGQLVYLLGDTEDELGGSTWAQVAHDHLGGLPPKVDLERERLLAEILIAASRDGMIDAAHDLSDGGLAQALVESCLKGGQGARIVVPQGTDPFVLLFSESAGRAIVSVPRSEELRFTDMCGARGLPAARIGVVDGDTIDVQGHFTVTLDELRTAHSATFPALLV from the coding sequence GTGACCCTGGACACCGTCGAGTACGCGTCCCAGTCCCCCGACGTCGAGCAGCCCTGGGCAGAGCTGGGGCTCAAGCAGGACGAGTACGAGCGCATCCGCACCATCCTCGGCCGCCGCCCCACCGGCGCCGAGCTGGCCATGTACTCCGTCATGTGGTCGGAGCACTGTTCCTACAAGTCCAGCAAGGTCCACCTCAAGCAGTTCGGCGAGAAGGCCCCGGCCTCCGACGCCATGCTGGTCGGCATCGGCGAGAACGCCGGCGTCGTCGACGTGGGCCAGGGCTATGCGGTCACCTTCAAGGTCGAGTCGCACAACCACCCCTCCTATGTCGAGCCCTACCAGGGCGCGGCCACCGGCATCGGCGGCATCGTCCGCGACATCCTCGCCATGGGCGCCCGCCCGGTCGCGGTGATGGACCCGCTGCGCTTCGGCGCCGCCGACCACCCCGACACCAAGCGGGTGCTGCCGGGCGTCGTCGCCGGCATCGGCGGCTACGGCAACTGCCTCGGCCTGCCCAACATCGGCGGCGAGGTCGTCTTCGACCCCTGCTACCAGGGAAACCCGCTGGTCAACGCGCTCTGCGTGGGCGTGATGAAGCACGAGGACATCCACCTCGCCAAGGCCAGCGGCGCCGGGAACAAGGTCATCCTGTACGGCGCCCGCACCGGCGGCGACGGCATCGGCGGTGTCTCCGTGCTCGCCTCGGAGACCTTCGACGACAGCAAGCCCACCAAGCGGCCTGCCGTCCAGGTCGGCGACCCCTTCCAGGAGAAGCTGCTCATCGAGTGCACCCTGGAGGTCTTCGCCGAGAAGCTGGTCGTCGGCATCCAGGACCTGGGTGGCGCCGGCCTCTCCTGCGCCACCAGCGAGCTGGCCTCGGCCGGCTCCGGCGGCATGCGGGTGGAGCTGGACCGGGTGCCGCTGCGCGATGCCACGCTCTCGCCGGAGGAGATCCTCATGAGCGAGTCGCAGGAGCGCATGTGCGCCATCGTGGAGCCCGGCAAGGTCGACCGCTTCCTGGAGATCTGCGAGAAGTGGGACGTCATCGCCACCGTGATCGGTGAGGTCACCGACGGCGAGCGGCTGGAGATCTTCTGGCACGGCGAGCAGGTGGTGGACGTACCGCCGCGCACCGTCGCCCATGAGGGCCCCACCTACCAGCGCCCCTACGCTCGCCCCGACTGGCAGGACGAGCTCCAGGCCGACGCGCCCACCGCAGACCGCCTCAAGCGCCCGGCCGGCGGCGACGAGCTCAAGGCCACCCTGCTGGCCGTGGCCTCGCACCCCAACCAGGCCGACAAGTCCTGGGTCACCTCGCAGTACGACCGCTATGTGCTCGGCAACACCGTCCTCGCCCAGCCCGAGGACGCCGGCATGATCCGCATCGACGAGGAGACCAACCTCGGCGTCGCGGTGGCCACCGACGGCAACGGCCGCTATGCCAAGCTCGACCCCTACACCGGCGCCCAGCTGGCCCTGGCCGAGGCGTACCGCAATGTCGCCGCCACCGGCGCCAAGCCGCTCGCCGTCACCGACTGCCTCAACTTCGGCTCCCCCGAGGACCCGGCGGTCATGTGGCAGTTCGCCGAGGCCTGCCGTGGTCTGGCCGACGCCTGCCAGGTGCTCGGCACCCCGGTCACCGGCGGCAATGTGTCGCTCTACAACCAGACCGGCGAGGTCGCCATCCACCCCACCCCGGTGGTGGGCGTGCTCGGCGTCATCGACGACGTCACCCGGCGGACCCCGATGGCGTTCCGGGAGGAGGGCCAGCTGGTCTACCTCCTCGGCGACACCGAGGACGAGCTCGGCGGCTCCACCTGGGCCCAGGTCGCCCACGACCACCTGGGCGGTCTGCCGCCCAAGGTGGACCTGGAGCGCGAGCGGCTGCTGGCCGAGATCCTGATCGCCGCCTCCCGCGACGGCATGATCGACGCGGCGCACGACCTCTCCGACGGCGGCCTGGCGCAGGCCCTGGTGGAGAGCTGCCTCAAGGGCGGGCAGGGCGCCCGGATCGTGGTCCCGCAGGGCACCGACCCGTTTGTGCTGCTCTTCTCCGAGTCGGCCGGCCGGGCGATCGTCTCCGTGCCCCGCAGCGAGGAGCTGCGCTTCACCGACATGTGCGGCGCCCGGGGCCTCCCGGCCGCCCGCATCGGCGTGGTGGACGGCGACACCATCGACGTCCAGGGCCACTTCACCGTCACCCTGGACGAGCTGCGCACCGCGCACAGCGCGACCTTCCCGGCCCTGCTGGTCTGA
- the purD gene encoding phosphoribosylamine--glycine ligase, protein MKVLVIGGGAREHALCRSLSLDPDVTELHCAPGNAGIAQVARLHPVDQLDGSAVADLASSLGADLVVVGPEAPLVAGVADAVRDRSIPVFGPSREAAQLEGSKAFAKDVMAAAGVPTARSYVCTTPEQAAAALDAFGAPYVVKDDGLAAGKGVVVTADREAALAHAASCGRVVIEEFLDGPEVSLFAVTDGVSVVPLQPAQDFKRVGDGDQGPNTGGMGAYSPLPWADPKLVDEVLETVLQPTVDELRRRGTPFSGLLYAGLAITSRGVRVIEFNARFGDPETQVVLARLKTPLAGLLLAAATGRLGESAPLRWSDGAAVTVVIAAEGYPAAPRSGDPIGGLAEAEAADGTAYVLHAGTRLGEGGEILSAGGRVLSATATGKDLAEARARAYDAVARVSLAGSHHRTDIALKAAE, encoded by the coding sequence GTGAAGGTCCTTGTCATCGGCGGCGGCGCCCGCGAACACGCCCTGTGCCGCTCCCTGTCCCTCGACCCCGACGTCACCGAGCTGCACTGCGCCCCCGGCAACGCCGGTATCGCGCAGGTCGCCCGGCTCCACCCGGTCGATCAGCTGGACGGCTCCGCGGTGGCCGACCTGGCCTCCTCGCTCGGCGCCGACCTGGTGGTCGTCGGCCCGGAGGCCCCCCTGGTGGCCGGCGTCGCCGACGCCGTCCGCGACCGCTCCATCCCGGTCTTCGGCCCCTCCCGGGAGGCCGCGCAGCTGGAGGGTTCCAAGGCCTTCGCCAAGGACGTGATGGCCGCCGCCGGGGTGCCCACCGCCCGCTCCTATGTCTGCACCACCCCCGAGCAGGCCGCCGCCGCGCTCGACGCCTTCGGCGCCCCCTATGTGGTCAAGGACGACGGCCTGGCCGCCGGCAAGGGCGTGGTCGTCACCGCCGACCGGGAGGCCGCCCTCGCCCACGCCGCGTCCTGCGGCCGGGTGGTGATCGAGGAGTTCCTGGACGGCCCCGAGGTCTCGCTCTTCGCGGTCACCGACGGCGTCAGCGTGGTCCCGTTGCAGCCCGCGCAGGACTTCAAGCGGGTCGGCGACGGCGACCAGGGCCCCAACACCGGCGGCATGGGCGCCTACTCGCCGCTGCCCTGGGCCGACCCCAAGCTGGTGGACGAGGTACTGGAGACCGTGCTCCAGCCGACCGTCGACGAACTGCGCCGCCGTGGCACCCCCTTCTCCGGGCTGCTCTACGCGGGCCTGGCGATCACCTCGCGCGGCGTCCGGGTGATCGAGTTCAATGCGCGCTTCGGCGACCCGGAGACCCAGGTGGTGCTGGCCCGGCTGAAGACACCGCTGGCCGGTCTGCTGCTCGCGGCCGCCACCGGCAGGCTCGGCGAGTCGGCGCCGCTGCGCTGGAGCGACGGCGCGGCCGTCACCGTGGTGATCGCCGCCGAGGGCTACCCGGCGGCGCCCCGCTCCGGCGACCCCATCGGCGGGCTGGCCGAGGCCGAGGCCGCCGACGGCACCGCCTACGTCCTGCACGCGGGCACCCGGCTCGGCGAGGGCGGCGAGATCCTGTCGGCCGGCGGCCGGGTGCTCTCCGCCACCGCCACTGGCAAGGACCTCGCCGAGGCCCGCGCACGGGCGTATGACGCGGTGGCCAGGGTCAGCCTGGCGGGCTCCCACCACCGCACCGACATCGCGCTGAAGGCCGCCGAGTAG
- a CDS encoding RND family efflux transporter, with product MSRVDEEEAAAPGAVGDGGGGTRWRWVAEHQVVAGLLAGVVLLSSGAVAAWLTVRAPAPDVLTARVERRVLDGSVTTRGMVTAGQTVQVAASAGAGDGAVRAVVTKAPVRTGDMVAAGRLLVEISGRPVFALPGPIPAYRDLKPGSRGADVTQLQKALRSLGFRTGKDHAAVFGAGTSAALTAFYTARGYTPLPAQPDGATRLAAAEDAVAAARHARQDAKDALAAARARAGLASARVSAAARAVADQEVAAARRRVSHGDEDLAAARRRLSAAKTANGPMLPVAEVVYLQGFPATVDAAPAAVGSVVTGNAMTVSADGLVVRGGLPAYQKGLVRPGQTVRIVSEADRVSAGGTVVSVADTPVRLPAGPGQVADPVADPVAVADETRPYPIVVRPNHQLDPGLTAQEVLLTVQAPPSNGRVLAVPTSAITVDADGRTVVTAFRDGRGHPVEVLPGASGGGWTEIRPLGEDPLRVGDQVVVGRAGELGATPAPVASGPASAGRAPGLPAARTEPSAAPAAAPAAAPSAAAARPARPARAAGRGA from the coding sequence ATGTCCCGCGTTGACGAGGAGGAGGCGGCGGCACCCGGGGCCGTGGGCGACGGCGGAGGCGGGACCCGATGGCGCTGGGTGGCCGAGCACCAGGTGGTCGCGGGCCTGCTGGCCGGTGTGGTCCTGCTGAGCAGCGGTGCGGTGGCGGCCTGGCTGACCGTCAGGGCCCCCGCGCCCGACGTGTTGACGGCCAGGGTGGAGCGGCGGGTGCTGGACGGGTCGGTGACCACCCGGGGCATGGTGACCGCCGGACAGACCGTGCAGGTCGCGGCATCCGCCGGGGCGGGCGACGGCGCGGTCAGAGCGGTGGTGACCAAGGCGCCGGTGCGGACCGGCGACATGGTCGCCGCCGGCCGGCTGCTGGTGGAGATCTCCGGCCGACCGGTCTTCGCACTGCCGGGCCCCATCCCCGCGTACCGCGATCTCAAGCCGGGCTCCCGGGGCGCGGACGTCACCCAGTTGCAGAAGGCGCTGCGCAGCCTGGGATTCCGTACCGGCAAGGACCACGCGGCGGTCTTCGGCGCCGGTACGTCGGCAGCGCTCACCGCCTTCTACACCGCCCGTGGCTACACCCCGCTGCCCGCGCAGCCGGACGGAGCCACCCGGCTGGCGGCGGCCGAGGACGCGGTGGCCGCCGCCCGGCACGCCCGGCAGGACGCCAAGGACGCGCTGGCCGCCGCCCGGGCGCGGGCCGGCCTCGCCTCCGCGAGGGTCTCGGCGGCGGCCCGGGCCGTCGCCGACCAGGAGGTGGCGGCGGCGCGGCGGCGGGTCTCCCACGGCGACGAGGACCTGGCCGCCGCCCGCCGCCGCCTCTCGGCGGCCAAGACGGCCAACGGCCCCATGCTGCCCGTGGCGGAGGTGGTCTACCTCCAGGGCTTCCCGGCGACGGTGGACGCGGCGCCGGCGGCGGTGGGTTCGGTGGTGACGGGCAACGCGATGACCGTCTCCGCAGACGGGCTGGTGGTCCGCGGTGGGCTCCCGGCGTACCAGAAGGGCCTGGTCCGGCCCGGACAGACGGTGCGGATCGTCTCCGAGGCGGACCGGGTCAGCGCCGGCGGCACCGTGGTCTCGGTGGCGGACACCCCGGTGCGGCTGCCGGCCGGTCCGGGGCAGGTGGCCGACCCGGTGGCCGATCCGGTGGCGGTCGCGGACGAGACCCGTCCGTATCCGATCGTGGTGCGCCCCAACCACCAGCTGGACCCGGGCCTGACCGCGCAGGAGGTGCTGCTGACGGTCCAGGCGCCGCCCTCGAACGGCCGGGTGCTGGCCGTGCCGACCTCGGCGATCACCGTGGACGCGGACGGCCGGACGGTGGTGACGGCCTTCCGCGACGGCAGGGGCCATCCCGTCGAGGTGCTTCCGGGCGCCTCCGGCGGCGGCTGGACCGAGATCCGGCCGCTGGGCGAGGACCCGCTGCGCGTGGGCGACCAGGTGGTGGTGGGCAGGGCCGGAGAGCTCGGCGCCACCCCCGCCCCGGTGGCGTCCGGCCCCGCCTCGGCCGGCCGGGCGCCCGGGTTGCCGGCGGCCCGCACCGAACCCTCGGCCGCACCGGCGGCCGCACCGGCGGCGGCACCCTCGGCCGCAGCGGCCCGACCGGCCCGACCGGCCCGGGCAGCCGGCCGGGGTGCGTGA
- a CDS encoding histone-like nucleoid-structuring protein Lsr2 codes for MAQRVVVTLSDDLDGGAAEETVHFGIDGKSYEIDLSAENAEKLREVLAPYVAAGRRQSRTGKSFRRTALAPDPAAVRAWAQSHGMDLPARGRIPKHVYEKFAEAS; via the coding sequence ATGGCACAGCGTGTAGTGGTCACGCTCTCCGACGACCTGGACGGCGGTGCGGCGGAGGAAACCGTCCACTTCGGCATCGACGGCAAGTCGTACGAGATCGACCTGTCCGCCGAGAACGCCGAGAAGCTGCGGGAGGTCCTCGCCCCCTATGTGGCGGCCGGCCGCCGGCAGAGCCGGACCGGCAAGTCGTTCCGGCGTACCGCCCTCGCCCCCGACCCGGCAGCCGTGCGCGCCTGGGCGCAGTCGCACGGCATGGACCTGCCCGCGCGCGGTCGCATCCCCAAGCACGTGTACGAGAAGTTCGCCGAGGCGAGCTGA
- a CDS encoding sterol carrier family protein: MPQPSARKGSRRIRSYDPARVRAALAAQTEELRTAVHSLCAHPRAEALLAAPTRLGDWTVRDLIMHLGFVLDWVPRHLDDPVPDGEPLTLTGWARVTRTAAADIAQGPQHRPEVTSEAVAGRLDTAADSLLEILAGPEAADPTRRIAIRFGPIRLADYLVTRLLETVVHADDLAEAVGRAARAQGVANPLAAPEDFRHDRQALASATRLLADTLAEAAPGGAVELRVPPYAVVQCVEGPRHTRGTPPNVVETDPLTWIRLATGRTAWADAVETGAVTASGERSDLSGHLPVLR, encoded by the coding sequence ATGCCGCAGCCCAGCGCCCGCAAGGGGTCCCGCCGTATCCGAAGCTATGACCCGGCCCGGGTCCGGGCCGCACTGGCCGCCCAGACGGAGGAGCTGCGCACCGCCGTCCACAGCCTGTGCGCGCACCCACGGGCGGAGGCCCTGCTGGCCGCGCCGACCCGGCTGGGCGACTGGACGGTGCGGGACCTGATCATGCACCTGGGTTTCGTCCTGGACTGGGTGCCGCGCCATCTGGACGACCCGGTACCGGACGGCGAGCCGCTGACCCTGACCGGCTGGGCCCGGGTGACCCGGACGGCCGCCGCAGACATCGCCCAGGGGCCGCAGCACCGGCCGGAGGTCACATCGGAGGCCGTGGCCGGGCGGTTGGACACCGCTGCCGACTCCCTGCTGGAGATCCTGGCCGGGCCGGAGGCGGCCGATCCCACTCGCCGCATCGCCATCCGGTTCGGGCCGATCCGGCTGGCCGACTACCTGGTGACCCGGCTGCTGGAGACCGTCGTCCACGCCGACGACCTGGCGGAGGCGGTCGGCCGGGCGGCCCGTGCACAGGGTGTGGCCAACCCGCTGGCCGCCCCGGAGGACTTCCGGCACGACCGGCAGGCGCTGGCCTCGGCGACCCGGCTGCTCGCGGACACGCTCGCCGAGGCGGCCCCCGGCGGGGCGGTCGAGCTGCGGGTGCCGCCCTATGCCGTGGTGCAGTGCGTGGAAGGCCCACGGCACACCCGTGGGACCCCGCCCAATGTGGTGGAGACCGATCCGCTCACCTGGATCCGCCTGGCGACCGGCCGCACCGCCTGGGCCGACGCCGTCGAGACCGGGGCGGTCACCGCCAGCGGCGAGCGGAGCGACCTCTCCGGCCACCTCCCGGTACTGCGCTGA
- a CDS encoding SLATT domain-containing protein, whose translation MSQPEMQPEENAWGNEPGEEDQSTATTAADGSRPRRTDLSARQFPLGDWGEPAERLEELYRWSEERAVEAVDWYLRDRAWKRRAARALRLLAALCAVGGAVLPLIDLTGEWVGASHWGYVLLVLAGACLAADRAFGLTSGWMRDVSTAQALQRRLEAFQFDWASECVREVLGPTEGTAGEAAERCLGVLRRFCEDVSDMVRSETAEWMLEFRAVMTQLPTQAPGVWGGRSEGSQGAQVRVLPAPGTRPTMPRQRPPEGGPLR comes from the coding sequence GTGAGCCAGCCGGAAATGCAGCCCGAGGAGAACGCCTGGGGCAACGAACCAGGCGAGGAGGACCAGTCCACGGCGACCACCGCCGCCGACGGGTCCAGGCCTCGCCGTACCGACCTGAGCGCGCGCCAGTTCCCCTTGGGTGACTGGGGCGAGCCCGCCGAACGGCTGGAGGAGCTGTACCGCTGGTCGGAGGAGCGGGCCGTCGAGGCCGTCGACTGGTACCTGCGCGACCGCGCCTGGAAGCGCCGCGCGGCCCGCGCGCTGCGGCTGCTGGCCGCGCTCTGCGCGGTCGGCGGCGCGGTGCTGCCGCTGATCGACCTGACCGGGGAGTGGGTCGGCGCCTCGCACTGGGGCTATGTGCTGCTGGTGCTGGCCGGCGCCTGCCTCGCGGCGGACCGCGCCTTCGGCCTCACCTCGGGCTGGATGCGGGACGTCAGCACCGCGCAGGCGCTCCAGCGGCGCCTGGAGGCGTTCCAGTTCGACTGGGCCTCGGAGTGCGTCCGGGAGGTGCTCGGCCCCACCGAGGGCACCGCGGGTGAGGCGGCGGAGCGCTGCCTGGGGGTGCTGCGGCGGTTCTGCGAGGACGTCTCGGACATGGTGCGCAGCGAGACCGCCGAGTGGATGCTGGAGTTCCGCGCGGTGATGACCCAGCTGCCGACCCAGGCCCCGGGCGTCTGGGGCGGTCGCAGCGAGGGCAGCCAGGGGGCCCAGGTGCGGGTCCTCCCGGCGCCGGGCACCCGGCCGACCATGCCGCGCCAGCGGCCCCCGGAGGGGGGGCCGCTGCGCTGA